In a single window of the Orenia metallireducens genome:
- a CDS encoding ABC transporter substrate-binding protein: MLFLVISLLAVLVLGCSNESAKPANPEVEKEANQQVSEEDKFGGTLIYGRGGDSVKLDPADVTDGESMKVTMQIFDTLVDYEAGNTKVIPSLAKSWETSEDGLVWTFKLEEGVRFHDGTNFNADAVVFNVERWMKEDHPYHHGKFAYWGYMFGGFPGIVDKVEAVDEYTVKFTLNTPSAPFISNLAMAPFAISSPTAIKKYGEDYFKNPVGTGAFKLEEWRRGDRVVLKRNEDYWQGKPYLEGIVFRSIPENTARFIELQSGSIHMMDGTNPNSVPQVKSNDKLKLSLRPSMNVGYLAMNFDKEPFDNNLVRKAINHAINKEEIIKALYAGLAEPAKNPLPPSLWGYNDEIEAYEYNVEKAKELLAEAGYPNGFKTTLWAMPVPRPYMPQPQLIAQAIQADLKKIGVEAEIKSYEWGTYLEKLENGEHDMALMGWTGDNGDPDNFLYVLLDKDNAIKGSSGNYSFYKSDELHDLLIKAQTSTSQDERTKLYEEAQVVIHKDAPWVPMVHSTPAISLENKVMNYIPSPLGIEHLNKVWLKK; the protein is encoded by the coding sequence ATGCTATTTTTAGTAATCAGTTTATTAGCAGTTTTAGTATTAGGATGTAGTAATGAAAGTGCCAAGCCTGCTAATCCAGAAGTTGAGAAGGAAGCAAATCAACAAGTTTCAGAAGAGGATAAGTTTGGTGGAACATTGATTTATGGTCGTGGTGGGGATTCAGTAAAATTAGACCCTGCTGATGTAACTGATGGTGAGTCAATGAAGGTAACAATGCAAATTTTTGACACTTTAGTCGACTATGAAGCAGGAAATACTAAAGTAATTCCATCTTTGGCAAAAAGTTGGGAGACGTCTGAGGATGGGTTAGTATGGACTTTTAAATTAGAAGAAGGGGTTAGGTTCCATGATGGAACTAACTTTAATGCTGATGCAGTTGTATTTAATGTTGAAAGATGGATGAAGGAAGATCATCCATATCATCATGGTAAGTTTGCTTATTGGGGATATATGTTTGGTGGATTCCCTGGTATCGTTGATAAGGTAGAAGCAGTTGATGAATATACAGTTAAATTTACTTTAAATACTCCATCTGCACCTTTTATTTCAAACTTAGCAATGGCACCATTTGCTATCTCTAGTCCAACAGCAATTAAGAAATATGGAGAAGATTACTTCAAAAATCCTGTTGGAACAGGAGCATTTAAGTTAGAAGAATGGAGACGTGGAGATAGAGTTGTATTAAAAAGAAATGAAGATTACTGGCAAGGTAAGCCTTATCTTGAAGGTATAGTATTTAGAAGCATTCCTGAAAATACTGCAAGATTTATCGAATTACAATCTGGCTCAATTCATATGATGGATGGAACTAATCCAAATAGTGTACCACAGGTTAAGAGTAACGATAAATTAAAACTATCTTTAAGACCTAGTATGAATGTTGGTTACTTAGCAATGAACTTTGATAAAGAACCTTTTGACAATAACTTAGTAAGAAAAGCTATCAATCATGCAATTAATAAAGAAGAGATTATTAAAGCTCTATATGCTGGATTAGCAGAGCCTGCTAAGAATCCATTACCACCATCATTATGGGGATATAATGATGAGATTGAAGCTTATGAATATAATGTAGAAAAAGCAAAAGAGTTATTAGCTGAAGCTGGATATCCAAATGGATTTAAGACTACTTTATGGGCAATGCCAGTTCCAAGACCATATATGCCTCAACCACAATTAATTGCTCAAGCTATCCAAGCTGATTTGAAGAAGATTGGTGTTGAAGCTGAGATTAAATCTTATGAGTGGGGAACTTATTTAGAGAAGTTAGAGAATGGAGAGCATGATATGGCTCTAATGGGATGGACTGGAGATAATGGTGACCCAGATAACTTCTTATATGTATTATTAGATAAAGATAATGCTATCAAAGGAAGTTCAGGAAATTACTCTTTCTATAAGAGTGATGAACTACATGATTTATTAATCAAAGCTCAAACATCTACTAGTCAAGATGAAAGAACTAAGCTTTATGAAGAAGCTCAAGTAGTTATCCACAAAGATGCTCCTTGGGTTCCAATGGTACACTCTACACCAGCAATTTCTCTTGAAAATAAGGTAATGAACTATATTCCAAGTCCTTTAGGAATTGAACATTTAAATAAGGTTTGGTTGAAGAAATAA
- a CDS encoding ABC transporter ATP-binding protein encodes MNEKILEVNNLQTHFFLDKGVVKAVDGVSFSINKGETLGIVGESGSGKSVTSASIMQLIPNPPGKIVGGEIIFKGEDLLKKPMKEIRKIRGNEISMIFQEPMTSLNPVYTVGDQIAEAIQLHQGLDKKEALAKAVEMLEKVGIPSPEKRVYDHPHQMSGGMRQRVMIAMALACNPDLLIADEPTTALDVTIQAQILELMKELRDEFNTAIMLITHDLGVIAEVADKVAVMYGGRVVEYTDVKRLFKDPEHPYTAGLIKSIPRVDGGSTRLTPIEGNVPDPFNFPQGCKFANRCPFVTEKCWSEEPQLEEIKDGHLVRCHRWEELDLKAESK; translated from the coding sequence ATGAATGAAAAGATTCTAGAGGTAAATAATTTACAGACCCATTTCTTTTTAGATAAAGGGGTAGTTAAGGCTGTAGATGGAGTAAGCTTTAGTATTAATAAAGGAGAGACCTTAGGAATAGTTGGAGAATCTGGCTCAGGTAAGAGTGTTACCTCAGCCTCAATTATGCAACTTATTCCAAATCCTCCAGGTAAGATTGTAGGTGGAGAGATCATCTTCAAAGGGGAGGATTTATTAAAGAAACCGATGAAAGAGATTAGAAAGATTCGGGGAAATGAGATCTCAATGATCTTTCAAGAACCGATGACCTCTTTAAATCCAGTATATACCGTTGGTGATCAGATTGCAGAGGCAATCCAATTACACCAAGGATTAGATAAGAAAGAAGCTCTAGCAAAGGCAGTAGAGATGCTAGAGAAGGTAGGAATTCCTTCTCCAGAGAAGAGAGTTTATGATCATCCTCATCAGATGAGTGGAGGTATGAGGCAACGTGTAATGATTGCTATGGCTTTAGCCTGTAATCCAGATTTACTAATTGCTGATGAACCAACGACAGCACTAGATGTAACGATTCAGGCACAAATCTTAGAGTTGATGAAAGAGTTAAGAGATGAATTTAATACAGCTATTATGTTGATTACCCATGACTTAGGGGTAATAGCAGAGGTAGCCGATAAAGTAGCAGTAATGTATGGAGGAAGGGTAGTAGAATATACAGATGTTAAGAGATTGTTTAAAGATCCAGAGCATCCATATACAGCAGGGCTAATCAAATCAATTCCTAGAGTAGATGGAGGATCAACTAGATTGACACCGATTGAAGGGAATGTACCAGATCCCTTTAACTTTCCTCAAGGCTGTAAATTTGCTAATAGATGCCCTTTTGTAACAGAGAAATGCTGGTCAGAAGAGCCACAATTAGAAGAGATAAAAGATGGACATTTAGTCAGATGCCATAGATGGGAAGAGTTAGACTTAAAAGCAGAAAGTAAGTAG
- the nikC gene encoding nickel transporter permease gives MENLEVQIENQMPQTDKSKSKGLWFEAWKQLLKNKAAMIGLGIIGLLILTAVFAPLLAPYDPLETKILYRLKAPSVQHLLGTDDLGRDILSRIIYGSRISLQVGLISVGIALVFGVAAGVVAGYYGGKIDMLIMRFMDIMLAFPSILLAIAIMAILGPQLSNAMLAIGIVNLPRFARIVRSSVLTVKEEEYIEAAKSLGASDLRIMLGHLLPNCLAPLIVQSTLSIAGAILEAASLSFLGLGAQPPTPEWGAMLSAGRASLQIAPWVVAFPGVAIAITVLGFNLFGDGLRDALDPKMKDK, from the coding sequence ATGGAGAATCTAGAAGTTCAAATAGAGAATCAAATGCCTCAAACTGATAAAAGTAAGAGTAAGGGATTATGGTTTGAGGCATGGAAACAGTTGCTTAAAAATAAGGCTGCTATGATTGGGTTAGGAATTATAGGTTTGTTAATATTAACTGCAGTTTTTGCTCCTTTATTAGCTCCTTATGATCCTTTAGAGACAAAGATTTTATATAGGTTAAAGGCACCATCTGTCCAACATTTATTGGGGACTGATGATTTAGGTAGAGATATATTGAGTCGGATTATTTATGGTTCTAGAATTTCATTACAGGTAGGTCTGATTTCAGTAGGGATAGCTTTAGTATTTGGAGTTGCTGCTGGGGTTGTAGCAGGATATTATGGTGGCAAGATCGATATGTTGATTATGAGGTTTATGGATATTATGCTTGCCTTTCCTAGTATATTACTAGCGATTGCTATTATGGCAATCTTGGGACCACAGCTAAGTAATGCTATGTTGGCTATTGGAATTGTAAATCTTCCTCGTTTTGCTAGAATTGTTAGATCTTCTGTGTTAACAGTCAAGGAGGAAGAGTATATTGAAGCAGCTAAATCTTTAGGTGCAAGTGATTTAAGAATTATGCTTGGTCATCTATTACCTAACTGTTTAGCTCCATTAATCGTTCAATCTACATTAAGTATAGCAGGAGCTATCTTAGAAGCAGCAAGCTTAAGCTTCTTAGGATTGGGAGCTCAACCACCAACACCAGAGTGGGGAGCTATGTTAAGTGCTGGTAGAGCATCTTTGCAGATAGCACCATGGGTAGTTGCTTTTCCAGGGGTAGCAATTGCTATTACAGTATTAGGATTTAACTTATTTGGTGATGGACTACGTGATGCATTAGATCCTAAGATGAAGGATAAGTAA
- a CDS encoding ABC transporter permease, whose translation METQVEVKQNIEASNEEVHSPWRDAWKRLKKNRMAMVGLYVTIALVLVAVFARWIAPYDPYFSPVMEEGKIELSMQSPSLEHPFGTDKLGRDVFSRIIYGAQISLTVGFITQAIAIVIGIILGALAGYYGGLVDDIISYLINVFLAFPFMLFAIAIMAVFQDPGIEKIFVALGLISWPGLARIVRGQVMALKEEEYVEAAKSLGANDVRIIFKHVIPNTLAPIIVTVTLGVASAILAEAGLSFLGLGAQPPTPSWGLMLSTGKEYLRSHPRMMMFPGAAIMITVLAFNIFGDGLRDALDPKMKDK comes from the coding sequence ATGGAAACGCAAGTAGAGGTTAAGCAGAATATAGAAGCTTCTAACGAAGAAGTTCATAGTCCATGGCGTGATGCATGGAAAAGATTAAAAAAGAATAGAATGGCTATGGTTGGATTATATGTTACGATAGCCTTGGTATTAGTAGCGGTATTTGCTCGTTGGATTGCTCCATATGACCCATACTTCTCTCCAGTAATGGAGGAAGGGAAGATAGAGTTATCTATGCAAAGTCCAAGTTTAGAGCATCCCTTTGGTACAGATAAATTAGGTCGTGATGTTTTTAGTAGAATTATTTATGGTGCACAGATTTCCTTGACCGTTGGCTTTATTACTCAGGCAATTGCTATAGTAATTGGAATTATCTTAGGGGCATTAGCTGGATATTATGGTGGGCTGGTCGATGATATTATCTCTTATTTAATTAATGTTTTCTTGGCTTTCCCATTTATGTTATTTGCTATTGCAATTATGGCAGTCTTTCAAGATCCAGGTATTGAGAAAATCTTTGTGGCTTTAGGTCTGATTAGTTGGCCAGGTCTTGCTCGTATCGTTAGAGGACAAGTCATGGCTTTAAAGGAAGAAGAATATGTTGAAGCAGCTAAATCTTTAGGTGCTAATGATGTTAGAATTATCTTTAAGCATGTTATTCCAAATACTTTAGCACCTATTATTGTTACAGTAACTTTGGGTGTGGCTAGTGCCATTTTAGCTGAAGCGGGATTGAGTTTCTTAGGTTTGGGTGCTCAACCACCAACTCCAAGTTGGGGATTGATGCTAAGTACTGGTAAGGAGTATCTAAGAAGCCATCCAAGGATGATGATGTTTCCAGGAGCAGCAATTATGATTACTGTATTGGCATTTAATATATTTGGTGATGGATTACGAGATGCTTTAGATCCTAAGATGAAGGATAAGTAA
- a CDS encoding ABC transporter ATP-binding protein: MSDTILEVKNLKKHFPIKGGIFGKVVNSVKAVDGLNFEVKRGETLGLVGESGCGKSTTGRLLLRLLEATEGEVIFEGQNILDLDKKEMRDLRREMQMIFQDPYASLNPRMTVGEIIAEPMKIHGIGTPKDREKKVKDLLDRVGLQPNYAKRYPHEFSGGQRQRVGIARALAVDPKIIVCDEPVSALDVSVQAQVVNLMQDLQEELGLTYIFIAHDLSVVRHISDRVAVMYLGRMVELADKDELYNNPKHPYTKALLSAIPIPDPEKTREKIILEGDVPSPINPPSGCSFHTRCPFAKDRCKTEVPKFEEKVDGHFTACHYSDEI, encoded by the coding sequence ATGTCAGATACAATCTTAGAAGTAAAGAACTTAAAGAAGCACTTTCCAATCAAAGGTGGAATCTTTGGAAAGGTAGTAAACTCAGTAAAGGCAGTAGATGGGCTTAACTTTGAAGTAAAACGTGGAGAGACTCTAGGACTAGTAGGTGAGTCAGGTTGTGGTAAATCAACAACAGGACGGCTATTATTAAGACTATTAGAAGCAACAGAAGGTGAAGTAATCTTTGAAGGGCAGAATATCTTAGACTTAGATAAAAAAGAGATGAGAGATTTAAGAAGAGAGATGCAGATGATCTTCCAAGACCCATATGCCTCTTTGAATCCAAGGATGACAGTAGGTGAGATCATTGCAGAACCCATGAAGATTCATGGGATTGGCACACCTAAAGATAGAGAAAAGAAGGTAAAAGATTTATTAGATAGGGTAGGATTACAGCCAAACTATGCCAAGAGATACCCTCATGAATTCAGTGGAGGGCAACGCCAGAGGGTAGGAATTGCTAGAGCCTTGGCAGTAGACCCAAAGATAATCGTCTGTGATGAACCAGTATCAGCCCTTGATGTATCGGTACAAGCACAGGTAGTAAACTTGATGCAAGACTTACAAGAAGAATTAGGATTAACCTATATCTTTATCGCCCATGATTTAAGTGTTGTCCGCCATATTAGTGATAGAGTGGCGGTAATGTATCTAGGTAGAATGGTAGAGCTAGCAGATAAGGATGAATTGTATAATAATCCAAAACACCCGTATACAAAAGCACTATTATCAGCAATACCAATTCCAGATCCAGAGAAGACAAGAGAGAAGATAATCTTAGAGGGGGATGTACCAAGTCCAATCAATCCACCAAGTGGATGCTCTTTCCATACAAGGTGTCCTTTTGCTAAGGATAGATGTAAGACAGAGGTACCAAAGTTTGAAGAAAAAGTTGATGGACACTTTACTGCTTGCCATTATTCAGATGAAATATAA
- a CDS encoding ABC transporter permease, whose translation MLTYIIRRLLLLIPILIGVSIAVFLMIHLIPGDPAKIMLGERATPEDVARLREQMGLNDPLYQQYLGFMKNLLKGDLGRSIFSNEKITTELFERYPATIELTIASMLVAVLVGVPVGIISATKKYSIIDYLTMTGALAGVSMPIFWLGLMVIWLFSFKLGWFPPSARLSVGVELNNITNFYVLDSILTGNWVALKDSLYHLVLPSFSLATIPMAIIARMTRSSMLEVLSKDYIKTAHAKGLSNKVVVYKHALRNALIPIVTVIGLQFGLLLGGAVLTETIFSWPGVGKYSVTAILSRDFPAVQGSVLVLSTTFVFVNLLVDLLYGVIDPKIHYN comes from the coding sequence ATGCTTACTTATATAATTCGTAGATTGTTATTATTGATTCCAATTCTGATTGGAGTATCGATAGCGGTCTTTTTGATGATTCATTTAATTCCTGGAGATCCTGCTAAGATTATGTTAGGAGAGAGAGCAACTCCAGAGGATGTGGCAAGATTAAGAGAACAGATGGGGTTAAATGACCCATTATACCAACAGTATTTAGGATTTATGAAGAACTTATTAAAGGGTGATTTAGGTCGTTCTATCTTCAGTAATGAAAAGATTACTACTGAATTATTTGAACGTTACCCAGCAACGATTGAATTGACTATAGCCAGTATGCTAGTGGCTGTTTTAGTTGGAGTTCCAGTAGGAATTATCTCTGCTACTAAAAAATATTCTATTATCGATTATCTAACAATGACTGGAGCTTTGGCTGGAGTCTCTATGCCTATCTTCTGGCTTGGATTGATGGTAATCTGGTTATTCTCTTTTAAATTAGGATGGTTTCCTCCTTCAGCACGCTTGAGTGTAGGGGTAGAGTTAAATAATATAACTAACTTTTATGTATTAGATAGTATCTTAACAGGGAATTGGGTTGCTTTAAAGGACTCTTTATACCACTTGGTCTTACCTAGCTTTTCTTTAGCAACTATTCCAATGGCTATTATTGCAAGAATGACCCGCTCTAGTATGTTAGAAGTATTGAGTAAAGATTATATTAAGACTGCTCATGCTAAAGGTCTAAGTAATAAAGTTGTTGTCTATAAGCATGCTCTAAGAAATGCATTGATTCCAATTGTAACAGTTATTGGACTGCAATTTGGACTCTTATTAGGGGGAGCAGTTTTAACAGAGACTATCTTCTCATGGCCAGGTGTAGGTAAATACTCTGTAACAGCTATCTTATCTCGTGATTTCCCAGCAGTGCAGGGTTCTGTATTAGTTTTATCGACTACTTTTGTTTTTGTAAATCTACTGGTTGATTTATTATATGGGGTTATTGATCCTAAGATACATTATAATTAA
- the nikB gene encoding nickel ABC transporter permease: MITYILRKSLMSIPILIGLATIVFLLNFVFVPGDPVRIAMGQHADPDTIEMIREEMGLNDPLYMQYVRFIGRLFKGDLGKSFTAKRPVTEMIAERFPATAQLALGAMVVSIILGVSAGIISAVKPYSIWDYLFMTLAMIGVSMPVYWLGLILIWVVALNMDLLPVGGYGSWQHLILPAIALGSRQAARIARMTRSSMLEVIGKDYIKTARAKGLSEKVVVIKHGLRNALIPVITVIGTQLGYLLGGTVITERVFSWPGVGRMAVDAVMKRDFPLIQGTVLFLAAIFIVVNLLVDLSYGVLDPRIRFD, translated from the coding sequence GTGATAACTTATATTTTACGTAAGAGCTTAATGTCTATTCCGATCTTAATTGGACTTGCTACAATAGTTTTTTTACTTAACTTTGTTTTTGTTCCAGGAGATCCTGTGAGAATTGCTATGGGACAGCATGCTGATCCAGATACTATTGAAATGATTAGAGAAGAGATGGGGTTAAATGATCCCTTGTATATGCAGTATGTTAGATTTATTGGAAGGCTTTTCAAAGGGGATTTAGGTAAATCATTTACAGCTAAAAGACCAGTAACAGAGATGATAGCAGAGCGTTTTCCAGCTACAGCTCAATTAGCATTAGGAGCCATGGTTGTTTCAATTATCTTAGGGGTAAGTGCAGGAATTATCTCGGCTGTTAAACCCTATTCTATTTGGGACTACTTATTTATGACTTTGGCTATGATTGGAGTTTCAATGCCAGTTTATTGGTTAGGGCTGATTTTAATTTGGGTAGTAGCATTAAATATGGATTTGCTACCAGTAGGAGGATATGGAAGTTGGCAACATTTAATCTTACCAGCCATTGCATTAGGAAGTAGACAGGCTGCTCGTATTGCTAGGATGACTCGTTCTAGTATGTTAGAGGTTATCGGTAAGGACTATATCAAGACTGCTAGAGCAAAAGGTTTAAGTGAAAAGGTAGTAGTTATTAAGCATGGATTAAGAAATGCATTGATTCCTGTTATTACTGTTATTGGGACCCAATTAGGATATTTATTAGGTGGTACTGTTATTACAGAGAGGGTGTTTTCATGGCCAGGTGTTGGTAGAATGGCTGTAGATGCTGTTATGAAGAGGGATTTCCCACTTATTCAAGGTACAGTATTGTTCTTAGCGGCTATCTTTATAGTAGTTAACTTATTGGTTGACTTAAGTTATGGTGTATTAGATCCTAGAATTAGATTTGACTAA